The Gossypium raimondii isolate GPD5lz chromosome 2, ASM2569854v1, whole genome shotgun sequence genome segment GTCAAAAGGACCCAAATGCTCAATCCATTTTAGACCAATCAAAAATCCATGGAAGGCattaaattctttaattaaagTTGAGTTTTTGGTGTTGGATTTGATTCACAGATTTGACAAAAAAGAATCATTTGCAAATGTTTGTCCTTGAAAGCAGAGACTTATTCTCTTTTGGGTTTCTTTTTTAAACAAAGATTTAGAATCCTTAAACCATGTTTGATTACTAGCTTTTGGCAGTGTTTTGTTAGGCAAAAATGCTTGAGCTTTTGATGAATATATGTCCTATTCCTAACCATTTTTTAATGAGAATGATTTTACAATCCAGCAATCGGTATAATGGATCAGTACCTATTGataagtagaagaacatactttAGATTCAAGTTGATCTGATAGTCAGTATTGGAGATCAGAGAAGAAATATGTTTGGATTTTAATCACCAGATTCGTGacatttaaagttattttatgaaaaaaatttgattgtaGGAGAGCTTTTGATTGGTACAGGCATTGCGAagcccaatgacttaaataaaaactttcgaatagttcagtaatcattttgtaactttttgaagtgaccaaaacgtaaacttactaatagtttaataacattgggtgtagtttaccatTCATCTTTTTAGGGCTTATCCTCCTTTCGTTATTAAAAAAAGTACCCGAATAATGGTgtaattatgaatttcattcttctaatttattaaaatcaataaattaatccctttactttataatattgtcaaaatttgtcattaaaccactaacttaaaatttagtaaatcaGCAATTTACATGTCAATAAttcaacaagtaataaaatcaACTgctcaaattcatatatatttatcaatagttgaactaaattttcaattttccttaACTTATTACAATTTAAAGCAAAAAATATAGCATAAAACTAAAGAAGCTATATGTGAAAAACGAACATCAATAATGACAATGAATcacaaagaaagagagaaaaataaaacacagtTTTTATgtgaaaaccctttcgggaaaaaaccacgagcaGAAGAGAACCAAAATTTactaaatcaaaatctaatagAAACAATGCAGTAAGATTGAAATaccttattcaaatcaatatcaatattaaaaacCTTCGGCCCTCGACCTTCACCTCCACAGATCTTCCTATCTTTGccactttttttttaacagGAAATTttgtcacacaactctaacattaTCTAATAAGAGAAGGTACAAATCAACAATTAGGGTCCTATTGagaatttccaaaaaaaataggtgtttaattaaaatttttaaaaattttgagggtctAATAACTTTACCTTTTAACGATGTTCCTTAGAGGTGGGGGTTGGTAGTGACTTTGGCctcgaaaaagaaaatttttttataatcttttattttttaagaaatcataaattaacgtaataataaaattaaattttgacctttcattttttatctCGTAACTCGAAAATTCGAACCCAAATTCTCTACGTAACGTGTCTTGTCATacatttaatttggtttattgCAAACCATGTATTATAAAGCAGAAACAATCAAAGTGGCTACTGTCAAATGTCAGTGATGAAGCAGTACACAGAAGTTTCAATGGCTGTTCTACAGTCCTCTTATTTCTCTTGTAGGGGCCGGCTTTCTAATTCCATTGAGTTGAGCTCATGAGAGACGGAGCTCTTCGATCAGGTCGGGTTGAGTTCGGATCATTCgtgtataatataaatatttgtttaaatctattcaattcaaaatataaaatttaaattttgttcaaattcGTTTGAGTTTTAccagaaacaaaataaaataagcacgccataaattttaaattgggcTAAACCGAGCTATTACTTTGAAAATTAAACCCCAAATTTTGCTCGTATtctaaataaacttaatttcttttttcaaactCTATTGAATATGAGGCGAGTCTTCGACTTCATTCAGATAGCACGACCTTTGAACGAGTCTAATATATAGCAATCAATTGAGGTTGGAATAAATTAGAAAGAGCTTAGGCCTACAACCATCAAAACAGGCTTTAGATGGAATCTCCAATTTACTTTTGTTGGtaggtttatatttatattatttattattttatatttaataattttatattttttatttattaaaatattatatgtagATAACAATGgttactttttaatatttatattattataaattaaaaagcaGACGATTAAAATACTATGGAAATCTTTATAGTAGGAGCTAGAATATATTTTGTccttttaacaataaaaatggataaattaatctttgtatactgaataaaaataaactagtacttttattatttttacttttaaaattgatcaatATACGTTAAAATGAATTATGCCCTCTGTGTGTAATTAcgtcagtttttaacaatagatatgaataaaacgtaaaataactaattcatccatttttttaagtatagggcaaaatacaatttaactcgTAATGAAAATTCAAGTTCTAGCTGCGAAAGTTAAAACCCAAGcttgacccatattttaaacaggTATTTGACTTAAACTAGTACACAATGCAATCAAAATGGCTTTGGAAACTTGAACCTCAAGGCACTTTTAGTTAGTAACTACACATAAAACAATGGCCATACTTGAACCTTGTATAGGAAGTTCAACTTTCCCCCACTCATTCAAACagaaatcaatcaatcaatcacACCAACAAAGATCATTTTCTTCGGTGCCCATATCCGGTTAAAAGCCCGGCGGCACAGGCTAGAAATTTCACCCTACCGATCCGAACCCGACCCCAAGAATTTCGAAACCTTTAACCATCTTATAGTGTCACTAATTTACAGGGGTCAATAACCCCACTTAAACAACTACAACAATGGACAACAGCTTTAGCCAAAGCCCTCCATTTGAGAAGCTGTGGCACTAACCTAACCTAACTAAATGCCTATTCTTTGCactctctttattttcttttctttctcttgctTATAGTTACTTGATGCACAAGTTACGGAATTATTTTGCACCCTTTCGATTTAATTACCACCCGGTTGTGCTGTTGTTGAAGTCATGGGAGCACAAACAGCTTCAACCGATAGACGTTTTAATACATTTGGGCATGGATCATGCCCGAAGTTGCTATTGGATATGGTGACCGCACATCGTTGCTTCCCGACACACCTCTGCAAAACATCGAAATCATAAAACATGGTGAGAATTGCATGCAAGTTGCGGGGGTTGTTTTTTATTCGACGAGGAAGTTGAAATACCTTCTCTAAGATGTCATACGAAGTTGGAGCGTGGCACGGGCCTTGTTGGTAACTTCCACAAGTTCCTAAAGGAGTTCCAAAGCTAGCGAATTTGATTGAAGAGATAGCTTGTCCGGGACTACAGTGTAAATGAACCTTTGGCCTGTGGAACTCTTCGGTTTTTCCGTAGCTTTCGATTTGCCAGTTCTTGATATTTGGGTGGTACTCCGATATCTCAGCACAAACAGTGGACACAGATCTTTTTACAAGTGAGATTTTCGAGGGATCTCCTCCGAGCTCCTCAAATAGAACTAATAGATTTTGTGTCGGTTTCAACCAAGACCGAGGAACATGGTACCATTTTTGGGTCGGTTGGCCACAACCGAGCTGACATTTCGTTGGTCGAAACGTTCCAGAATAACTACAGCCACTGCAATCACCATGAGCATATGCGGTCCAATATCTACCGATGCTCTGCCCGTTAATCCATATTTGACCTTTTCCCATACTTTCCATGTCCAAAGCCAACGGCTCGTCACCCTCGGGTGCATCGAAATAAGCCTGCAATATCGAAGGGGAAATTTTCGAACTTGTAGAAGACAATAACTTATACCGGAACTGTATATactatttggttttatttaccTTATGCCATCTTAATGGCTGCTGTGTTTGTGCGGCCAATGATCCCTCCATCCACTCGAGAGACAAAATACCATTCGGTGAGTCGAGATTCATGGCCTCTCCTTTGAGTCCGACCTGTTCAAAGTGGCAATCATGATGAAACTCATTCGCTCATAtatacacatgcacacacacacacacatatatacatagaCCACTACCTGGTATGTCCACTTTTGCCATGATAGGTCCCGTTTTCCTTGGTCGAGTCCATGCAATGCAACTGGACCTAGGATTCCGGTGTTCCATGTCTCGAAGTGGCCACCTACATTCTTCAATCACCAAAAACAAGCAGTCAGGTTCCCGGTATAAAGCACAATGACCATGCCATTTCAAGGTTTGTTAATTCGACAAGTTGATGCATAAAAATGTGCCATTTTACGATATCTTAAATATGTGACCGGCAGTACATAATAATAAAGCTCGGGGAGATCAAACTAACCGGTAATCCAACGGCAACACTCAGCAGCGCAATTTTGTTTGTTCCTGCACGCAGATTGACCTTCCCGGTGAATGTGAATCTCCTATTTTCCCTCGTTCCGAAGGCAGAACCTGTTACCATCTTGTTACAATTATTATTTCTGAAAAGAGGCTCGTTTGAAAGGCATAACTATGTAGACGTACCTGAAAGCTGTCCATTGATAAATATGTGTACTGCATGACCTGTTGATTGAACAATGAGAGTGGGAAGTTCTCCTCCGCGAAGGAATGATTCAGATGAACCGATGTCAACACTGTAGCATATAACATACGATTGTTAGACATTTCTGAATTTAAGAATCAGTAAGCATCGTAAAagtaaactaaaaacaaaactcGCTACATCAGTCTCACCTAGTAATGTACCATAGATAATCACTTGCGTCCCTAGTGACATTTATTTGCTCGAGTAGACCATTAGCACTTATCATTAAGCTATCATCTAATGCGGAAGTATCTTCATCATAAGTTTCCCATGAGAGCATCTTAGTATTCGTAGGCAACATCTGCATTTGTGATGTCTGAACTCCAACCTGAAAATGACGAAAATAACCTTTTCATTCATTATTCAAAAAATCCTTGAACTTTTTGAAAAAGACAggtcatttcataaatattgtACCTTGGCCGTATTGAACACTACATTCCTACAATCGGGAAGGATGCTGATAGACCAAGGAGGTAAGTTATAGTGCATGTTGTTAAATAACACTCTCGCGGCAGATTCAGTATCATAGTTTGATAGGAAAGCTGCGCAATCTCCTGATTCTGACGTGTACGTATGAGCCTAGGAAATGTCAAACAACGATTTAGATTCAGTGAACAATTAAAGACCCCGAAATTTCTCGAAGCAGTGGAGTTTATGAAAAGATACAGAAACCTGTTGGAAGTTTCCAAGTGAAGTGACAACGGGATCAGCTGAAACTAAAGCTCGTTCGCACATCTTAACAGCCTTGTGAAGCTCCTTTAGATGACCGTACTTCGGTTGTCTAATCAAACCTGTCACGTTTTCAAGTAATTAGTAATACATTAATCCAGCCTACTAAAACACGAGCCCTTCACATAAACTTGCAGTGACAAAAACCAGCCGTGATTTTTGTCATCGTGAGGCCTTCACAGATAGCTCTTTTTCTCACCATATTCATCAACTGGAGCATCGTAATCATAACTGGTAGTGATGAAAGGACCACCGGCTGTACGACCAAAATTGGTGCCACCGTGGTACTGTTCCACATTATAAAACAAGTAACTCGGATTAAAGAGAATTCGGTTTCCATCATATAtgtttaatagaaaaatatgatCAAAAACCAACCAtgtaataattaacaaatgaTCCTCCTTTTTGAATGAATCGAGCAATGGCAAATGCCAAATCTTCAGCCGGCCGATGATGAAGTGGACCACCAAAGTCCGAGAACCTTTTGAATAAAGATGGCATCAAAATGGTTGGACTCATTTCACTCAAACTAaggttataaatatatataaacacataatGAACTTACCATCCACTCCATGCTTCGGTCCATATTGTTGGCTTGTACGGTTTATTCGGTTGGAATGCATCACAATAGAAACCGTTGCATGTGTTTATCTATTACATGTcatcattttacaaatcaatagcgagatttaaagaataaaaatgaccAGAGATCAAGAAACTCATCATGCTACAATATAGATTCGAGGTCTAAGTACTTACCACTGGATCGGGGGCATCATCTTCCTTGCACATCACCCAAGGAACCCCGGTTCCTGTTTCTACCGCCATTTTTGCTGCCCACGTAACGTAATTATAACCAGCAGCCCCTAGCAATTTACTTTGTGCCCCATACTCATTCTCGATCTGAACttgtacaattttttttaaggaaaaggGTTCATATTGCCATTGTAAGTACACCATagattaacaaaatatatagtAACATAAATTAGCATAAAAGCAACTAAAATACGTACCTGAGAAAGAATAATGGGGCCACCCTGGGACTCGAAAAGGTTATGGCTCTTCATCAGTCCAACAATCTTCTCGGTAAACCCTTGCATAGCTCTCTACAAATAATGCATAAACGATCCTTACTTACAGAAACATTGTTCAAACATGGtcagttttaatgttttatcattCTTATGCATGTAGAGGTCACTTTGGTCCCAAAAGAACAACACATAAAGTGTTAGAATGTGGATTGTTCTGGCAAGGGCagtaaattttatcaaattataacttGCGATATTGTAAAATAGCACTTTGGCtcccttaaaaatgataaaattttaatttagcccttcaaaatattataaagatataagctagTAAAATGATAAGTTTGCATTTTAGCTCTcataaaaatatgtaacttaattccaacccccccaaaaaaaattctagCTTCGCCCCTATGTTCTAGCTATCTCTATTTCATGATGCATAAATGTTTTGTAAATCTTGTAATTTGGACATAAGGATCAAATGCCATTAGCACCTGTTCTTATATGTGAAATCTTTGATGACGGGGCATAGATTTTACAAGTCCTTTTACGATACAACAGTTAAAATATCTacttaacaattaaaattttatttaccttCAAGTAATTCAGCTCTAATTTTGCCATGCATTAAGAACAAAGGAaaatgtatgtgtgtgtgtgtgtgtatatatatataatgaagaACACAGCAAAAGGGGATTACCTTGAAAGGCTCATTATCTGTTCTGAAGCTAATGCCTGGCACAAATTTTAACCACACAGGGAACCCTCTGCATATAGTAATAATCTTTAggacatacatacatacatacatacatacatacatacatacatgcatacatacattcatacgataaaaaaaagggaaattaaacAGAGATTTAGATCTAACCCAAAGTTCCATTCAGCACAAACATAAGGTCCAATACGAAGATGAGCATAAAGACCTGCTTTTTGTACTGTTTTTATGAATCTCACAAGGTCATATCTTCCTTCAAAGTTATACTGCAAAAATTGTAAcagaaattagaaaaaataatataaactttatattataaaagaaaataatggaaaatagAGTAATACATTTCCAGGAGATGGTTCATGGACATTCCAAAAAACATAAGTCTCAATCACATCAAGTCCACCATCTTTAGCTTTCTGAATCAGATCTTCCCAcatctatatataaaaaagaaaaggaaaaacaaaaaaaaaccattatttatatcttaaaaaaaaaggatcCAAAATgcaaatttcaataaaaattgaaactttaAAAAGTATATACATCAGGTGTGCTTCTGGGATAATGAATAGAACCAGAGAAAAGGATTCTTCTTTGACCATTGATAACTATAGCTTTCTTATCATAAGTAACACTGGTTTGAACAAGCTGAGGACTCAAATAGAACAAAGCTAAGCAAAATGCAAGTAAAAGCTTTGAAAATGAGGTTCCTTCCATGGCTGAACAGCTCAAAAAACTCAAGCTTTAAGCTTTAATGGAGGAAAAAATATGGGGTTTTTGAGCTGGTTGTGGCTGTGGTTTAATGGGAGCAAAGTTGAGGAGGAAAAGAACCCATTTTCATACAGAGACAAGTGAGACCGTGAGCATAGACACCTTTATAAATGACAAAAGAAAATGTGTGTACAGTTTTTTAATTCACAGCTcactcaaagtgtttttcaTGGACAttgttacaaataaaataaagaaaagaaaaacagtgaAAAAGGGTatccaataaaaaaaaatggaagctTTAATACTGTTCTTAACTCTTTAAAAACAATTACTTCACTTTAAGTGAAGATTTAACCCaaattttaaactcaattaatcactgaatttaaattaaatggaaaattcTCCATGtagctttttaattttttaaaatcacaaattaatataatagtaaaattatactttagtctcttaaaataattttacggTTTCACACCTATTTCGTAATTAACTTTTTGTGTTCTAACTATGAAACCATGTTCTTTTACTAGCTCACACGTGTCAAATATTCATTAGACCACATGATACCAATTATTTTAGGTACCAAATCGAATTCTAAAGctaaattgagtgaaaaaacgcaagtaccaaattgaacttTAAAACTAAGCTCAGATACCAAATAGTATATTgaacttttttataaataagaaaaacaagagtaaaaatatattaaagtttttttcaCATTCCCTACCCTCgcattttttactcaaaattaataaattaattttatatattaaataaaaagtaaattaatttttttattgaaattttcacTAATTTCTACTATTACAATGCCGGTTTCTATCCGTTAGAATAAGGTATACGTAACACACCACGTGTAACTGTTTAGTTATTCCATCAACCacatcaatttttaacaataaaaataaataaaatttttaacataacgGACCAGATTACTGTTTAATATAATGTACAAAaactaatttac includes the following:
- the LOC105787501 gene encoding beta-galactosidase 3, with amino-acid sequence MEGTSFSKLLLAFCLALFYLSPQLVQTSVTYDKKAIVINGQRRILFSGSIHYPRSTPDMWEDLIQKAKDGGLDVIETYVFWNVHEPSPGNYNFEGRYDLVRFIKTVQKAGLYAHLRIGPYVCAEWNFGGFPVWLKFVPGISFRTDNEPFKRAMQGFTEKIVGLMKSHNLFESQGGPIILSQIENEYGAQSKLLGAAGYNYVTWAAKMAVETGTGVPWVMCKEDDAPDPVINTCNGFYCDAFQPNKPYKPTIWTEAWSGWFSDFGGPLHHRPAEDLAFAIARFIQKGGSFVNYYMYHGGTNFGRTAGGPFITTSYDYDAPVDEYGLIRQPKYGHLKELHKAVKMCERALVSADPVVTSLGNFQQAHTYTSESGDCAAFLSNYDTESAARVLFNNMHYNLPPWSISILPDCRNVVFNTAKVGVQTSQMQMLPTNTKMLSWETYDEDTSALDDSLMISANGLLEQINVTRDASDYLWYITSVDIGSSESFLRGGELPTLIVQSTGHAVHIFINGQLSGSAFGTRENRRFTFTGKVNLRAGTNKIALLSVAVGLPNVGGHFETWNTGILGPVALHGLDQGKRDLSWQKWTYQVGLKGEAMNLDSPNGILSLEWMEGSLAAQTQQPLRWHKAYFDAPEGDEPLALDMESMGKGQIWINGQSIGRYWTAYAHGDCSGCSYSGTFRPTKCQLGCGQPTQKWYHVPRSWLKPTQNLLVLFEELGGDPSKISLVKRSVSTVCAEISEYHPNIKNWQIESYGKTEEFHRPKVHLHCSPGQAISSIKFASFGTPLGTCGSYQQGPCHAPTSYDILEKRCVGKQRCAVTISNSNFGHDPCPNVLKRLSVEAVCAPMTSTTAQPGGN